In Pollutimonas sp. M17, a single genomic region encodes these proteins:
- a CDS encoding c-type cytochrome, with product MYSRFLPALFCLAGLLWTSMASGQVAGVDLAKANNCLACHQVDKKRVGPAFNVIAQRFTGQEGAEAYLAGAIRNGGRGRWGAVPMPAQPQVSSADARLLAAWILSLAGGKPAANQ from the coding sequence ATGTATTCAAGATTTCTTCCCGCCTTGTTCTGCCTGGCGGGCCTGTTGTGGACGTCGATGGCTTCCGGGCAAGTCGCGGGCGTCGATCTGGCCAAGGCCAACAACTGCCTGGCCTGTCATCAAGTCGACAAGAAGCGGGTCGGCCCGGCGTTCAATGTCATTGCCCAGCGTTTTACCGGGCAGGAAGGCGCCGAAGCCTATCTGGCCGGTGCCATACGCAATGGCGGGCGCGGCCGCTGGGGCGCTGTGCCCATGCCGGCGCAGCCGCAGGTCAGCTCCGCCGACGCCAGGCTGCTTGCGGCATGGATACTGTCCTTGGCCGGCGGCAAGCCCGCCGCCAATCAATAA